GGTCTGCGTCCCACTGCAGTCCGGTCTTCGTGGCGATGATGACCTGGTCTCGAGGCAAGCCGGCGATGCCCTGCGCGAGGACCCGTTCCGAATGCCCGCAGCCGTAGGCCTGAGCGGTGTCGTAGAAATTGATCCCCAGCGAGAAGGCCAGCTTGACGGCGGCAACGGATTCCTCGTCGACGACGTCGTCACCCCAGAAAGCATGGCCCATCGCCCAACAGCCGTACCCCACTGTTGAGATGTTCAGATCACTTGCGCCCAGCTTGCGATACTCCAACCTGGAGCCCTCCTTCATTCGCCCAGTCGGGCGATAGCTTCCGCCTGTTTCGCCATGAGCGCTCTGATTCCGTCCTGCCCGAGACTCATCATCTGGTTCAGCTGCTCGAAGCTGAAGGCGCCATCCTCGGCGGTGGCCTGGATCTCCACGATCTTCCCCTCACCGGTCATGATCAGATTCAGGTCCACACCGGCCTTGCTGTCTTCTTCGAAACAAAGGTCCAGCATGGGTTCGCCGGCAACGATCCCCACCGAGACCGCGGCCACCTGAGTGACCAGCGGACTGCGCTTGATAACGCGGCGCTTCTCCAAGTTCTTTGTGGCTTGCGCAAGAGCCACATAGGCACCGGTGATGGAGGCTGTCCGGGTGCCGCCGTCAGCCTGGAGCACGTCGCAGTCGAGAGTGATGGTGCGCTGCCCGAGAAGCTTCAAGTCGCACGCGGCCCGCAGTGCGCGACCGATGAGACGCTGGATCTCGAGAGTGCGCCCCCCCTGTTTGCCAGTCGCCGCCTCGCGGCTGGAGCGTTCGGAGGTCGCTCGCGGAAGCATTCCGTACTCTGCGGTGATCCAGCCCTGGTCGGAGTCCATGAGCCACCGGGGCACGCGGTCCTCAATGGAGGCAGTCACGTGCACTTTGGTGTCGCCCTGCACGATGAGACACGAGCCTTCCGCGTATTTATTTACACCCACCAGCAGCTTGATGTCTCGAAGGTCAGCGTTGCCACGTCCGTCAGATCGAATCAAAGCGTCTCGTTCCTTCCCGGTAATTGTTTCGTGCTGGGATTACATTCGCCCCGGCGCCCCGGTGCCCTCCACGAACTGCCGCAAACCCTCGCAGATGGCCACGGCAGCCCTCTCGCGGGTCGTGTCCTGCTGCAAGAGGGCTTCCTCCGTGTCGCTGTTCAGAAACATCAGCTCCACGAGCACTGCGGGCATTCGGGTCTCGCGGATGACCACGAACCGGGCCTGCTTCAAGCCGCGGTCAGGTCGCTTGAGCGCCGCAACCAGAGATTGCTGCATAATCATACCCAGGCACTTGCTGGCCTGGCGATAGTAGA
This region of Armatimonadota bacterium genomic DNA includes:
- the rph gene encoding ribonuclease PH, whose product is MRSDGRGNADLRDIKLLVGVNKYAEGSCLIVQGDTKVHVTASIEDRVPRWLMDSDQGWITAEYGMLPRATSERSSREAATGKQGGRTLEIQRLIGRALRAACDLKLLGQRTITLDCDVLQADGGTRTASITGAYVALAQATKNLEKRRVIKRSPLVTQVAAVSVGIVAGEPMLDLCFEEDSKAGVDLNLIMTGEGKIVEIQATAEDGAFSFEQLNQMMSLGQDGIRALMAKQAEAIARLGE